The Bos indicus isolate NIAB-ARS_2022 breed Sahiwal x Tharparkar chromosome X, NIAB-ARS_B.indTharparkar_mat_pri_1.0, whole genome shotgun sequence genome has a window encoding:
- the EFNB1 gene encoding ephrin-B1 has protein sequence MARPGQRWLGKWLVAMVVLALCRLATPLAKNLEPVSWSSLNPKFLSGKGLVIYPKIGDKLDIICPRAEAGRPYEYYKLYLVRPEQAAACSTVLDPNVLVTCNRPEQEIRFTIKFQEFSPNYMGLEFKKHHDYYITSTSNGSLEGLENREGGVCRTRTMKIVMKVGQDPNAVTPEQLTTSRPSKEADNTIKMATQAPGGRSSMGDSDGKHETVNQDEKSGSGGNGGSSGDPDSFFNSKVALFAAVGAGCVIFLLIIIFLTILLLKLRKRHRKHTQQRAPALSLSTLASPKGGSGTAGTEPSDIIIPLRTTENNYCPHYEKVSGDYGHPVYIVQEMPPQSPANIYYKV, from the exons ATGGCCCGTCCTGGCCAGCGTTGGCTCGGCAAGTGGCTTGTCGCGATGGTCGTGTTGGCGCTATGCCGGCTCGCCACGCCGCTGGCCAAGAATCTGGAGCCCGTGTCCTGGAGCTCTCTCAACCCCAA GTTCCTGAGTGGGAAGGGGCTGGTGATTTACCCAAAGATTGGAGACAAGCTGGACATCATCTGCCCCCGAGCAGAAGCTGGGCGGCCCTATGAGTACTACAAGCTGTATCTGGTGCGGCCTGAGCAGGCAGCGGCCTGTAGCACTGTGCTTGACCCCAATGTGCTAGTCACATGCAATAGGCCAGAGCAGGAAATCCGCTTCACCATCAAGTTCCAGGAATTCAGCCCCAACTACATGGGCCTGGAGTTCAAGAAGCACCATGATTACTATATTACCT CTACATCCAATGGGAGTCTGGAGGGACTGGAGAACCGGGAGGGAGGTGTGTGCCGCACACGCACCATGAAGATCGTCATGAAGGTTGGGCAAG aCCCCAATGCTGTGACACCCGAGCAGCTGACTACCAGCCGGCCCAGCAAGGAGGCAGACAACACTATCAAGATGGCCACGCAGGCCCCTGGTGGTCGGAGTTCCATGGGTGACTCGGACGGCAAGCATG AGACTGTGAACCAGGATGAGAAAAGTGGCTCTGGTGGGAATGGAGGCAGTAGCGGGGACCCCGACAGCTTCTTCAACTCCAAGGTGGCGTTGTTTGCAGCTGTGGGCGCTGGCTGCGTCATCTTCCTACTCATCATCATCTTCCTGACCATCCTGCTACTGAAGCTGCGCAAGCGGCACCGCAAGCACACACAGCAGCGGGCGCCCGCCCTCTCACTCAGCACCCTGGCCAGTCCCAAGGGGGGCAGTGGCACTGCGGGCACCGAGCCCAGCGACATCATCATCCCCTTACGGACTACAGAGAACAACTACTGCCCCCACTATGAGAAGGTGAGTGGGGACTACGGGCACCCCGTCTACATCGTCCAGGAGATGCCGCCCCAGAGCCCAGCGAACATCTACTACAAGGTCTGA